The Mus musculus strain C57BL/6J chromosome 2, GRCm38.p6 C57BL/6J genome has a window encoding:
- the Olfr1061 gene encoding olfactory receptor 1061: protein MEKYNLTIVTEFILVGITNHHEFQVPLFGLYLIIYLTSLVDNLGMIILTIVDSRLQTPMYFFLRHLATTDLGYSTAVGPKMLRNFLVDQNIISFYACAIQSSFFGMFIVCEFFILSAMSYDRYVAICKPLLYTVIMSQKACWILVTIPYLYSIIVSLLVNIKIFTLSFCGYNVISHFYCDALPLLTLACSNTHEIEAIILIFSAFNLLSSLLIVIGSYLLILMAILRINSAEGKWKAFSTCGSHLTVVIVFYGTLIFMYLQPTFTHSIDTGKVISIFYTQVIPMLNPLTYSLRNKDVKDVLKKPMEKVHNLFS, encoded by the coding sequence ATGGAGAAATATAATCTTACAATAGTGACTGAATTCATCCTGGTGGGCATCACTAACCACCATGAGTTTCAGGTACCATTGTTTGGACTGTATCTCATCATTTATCTGACCTCACTGGTCGATAACTTGGGCATGATAATCCTTACCATAGTGGATTCCAGGCTGCAAACACCCATGTACTTCTTTCTCAGACACCTCGCTACTACTGACCTTGGTTATTCAACAGCTGTGGGACCAAAAATGTTGAGAAATTTTCTTGTAGATCAAAATATAATATCATTTTATGCCTGTGCTATCCAATCATCTTTCTTTGGTATGTTCATTGTTTGtgaattttttattctttctgcaaTGTCTTATGACCGTTATGTGGCCATCTGTAAACCACTCCTCTACACTGTCATCATGTCACAAAAAGCATGTTGGATACTAGTCACCATTCCCTATCTCTACAGTATAATTGTCTCACTTCTAGTTAACATAAAGATTTTCACTTTATCCTTCTGTGGCTACAATGTCATCAGTCATTTCTACTGTGATGCCCTCCCTTTGTTAACTTTGGCCTGCTCAAACACACATGAAATTGAGGCGATAATTTTAATCTTCTCAGCTTTTAATTTGCTTTCATCTCTTCTTATAGTAATTGGTTCCTATCTACTTATCCTTATGGCAATTCTAAGGATTAACTCTGCTGAGGGCAAATGGAAGGCTTTCTCTACGTGTGGGTCCCACCTGACAGTTGTCATCGTCTTTTACGGGACTTTGATATTTATGTATTTGCAGCCTACATTCACTCACTCCATTGACACTGGTAAAGTGATTTCCATCTTTTACACCCAGGTTATCCCTATGTTGAATCCCTTAACATACAGCTTGAGGAACAAAGATGTAAAAGATGTCCTTAAAAAACCAATGGAAAAAGTGCACAATCTTTTCTCATAG